The Malus domestica chromosome 17, GDT2T_hap1 genome contains the following window.
GATTGAGCAGAAAGTTCTCAGTTCACCAGAAGTTGGTAATGCAAAGTGCAAAAGTTCCATCCGAGACTTCATTTTTATAAAGCAATTGCAAAAACTCATTTTCTTGTGGATATTCAGGTATCGGGCCATATGTGGAGGTAGCTTTCTATCATAAGCGTTCCAGAACTCTACTGGTAACCGATGCTGTAATTTTTGTGCCAAGACAGCCACCTGATTGTATCAGCAAAGAATCCTTGTTGGCATCTGCAAAGAATGGCTTGGCGGTAAAACTTCTTAGTAAAGGAAAAGAAGTATCTCAAGAACCAGTAGTTGACAACAAGATGAACCGTCAAAAAGGTAGAATCTCCATTCCTCCATTCCAATCCGAAATTTCATTATGGCGTCATTTTTGGTAAAATGGTAATCCAATTGGAGAGTTATCATGTATGTTTTGCTGAAAAAAGTTTTGAATAAAACGAACTTTTCGGTGTAGGATGGGAAAGAATGGttcttcaaattttgtttcttggtcCATCAAATCTGTTGGAGCCGAATGCTAGCTTTGCTCAGATGTCACAGAAGCTGATTGTTTCACCCATTGTAAAGACTCTTGTCTTCAGCAAAGTTCCTGAAAAGGTAGTTGAACCATTCTGATTGTATTCAGTTTAGCTCGTCTTTTGGTATGCAAACTAGTTAGTGAAATCGCCAAATGTTATTCCTAACGAAGGGACATAGGCGTGGTTAAATGATATTTAGACATCCTTTttcggtgtgtgtgtgtgtgtgtgtgtgtaataacCAGATCAATACTCTGCTTGTATGCATTTATCAAACAAAGATGACAAGAAATTGTTGGAACTTATATGCATTTCGGCACTATGACCATTTGTGTCTCAAAGCATTTTTCATACTTCAGGTCAGGGATTGGGTTGATGGAATCGTGCAGGACTGGAGGTTCAAGAGAATAATCCCTGCTCATTTTGCAGCACCAATCAACGCAGGCAGGTCTGATTTGTTAGCTGCATTTGCCTTTCTGGATGACCTTCTGGATGAGCCTTATGTCACTCGCCcatcactctctcttctcttcacATCACTATTGGGAAAGGCCGCGAGCTACTTCCCTCCCGATGACATGAAGACTTTATCATCCCTCGATCAGTTTTTGGTCTCGGTTGGAGCTGTGAAAAAGACCGTCTCAGGGCGCAAACGATGACATTACATGGTATGCAACATGCAAATTTTCCGGCGGAGACTTCACCTGTTGAATTTACTTACTCATGAATGGTTATGAATCATAATGTTTTTGTTATTTAACATCCTAAAGTTGTATTCAATTACTTGTAGTGGAAGATTGCATGATATTATAGTACAGAAGCAACAGGTGCGATACAAAGTTTCTTCTTGTGTTTTACTTCGAATACATCGCATCATAATAGCGTGTTACTAATTTATGTGTTATAATAGGGGTAAGCGACATAGTTGATAGGTCAAAAATTTAAGATATAATGTTAATAAATAGATTCATGCGTTATGACATGAATGAATTAGAAATACTATGTGGCTACGTAACAGTCACACACAAAAATttcttgaaatttaaaaaaaaagaaaaaaaaagtttattggTAGTACTTTGTATTAATAGGCATCTATTTTTGTTATTCATTAATAGGATGCTGAAAATGTAAGATCTCAcgtcgtccaggggagtggattatgtaagtcatatatattttcatctctacctagcatgaaattttttgggagctcactggcttccatcgaaactccgaagttaagcgagaaatgGGCTAGAGCATTCCAAGAatgggtgactcactgggaagttgctcgtgagttcccggaaacaaaaccgtgagggcgtggtcgggacctaaagtggacaatatcatgctacggtggagtcgagctggGGATTTGGTGGGGGCTTGGGCCGATTAAGCGAGAAATGAACTAAAACATTCCCAGAATGAGTGACTCACTGAAAAGTTGCTCAGCGGGTTACGGGAACAGAAGGACCCACAAGCGTCAAATTCAAGAGCATAAGCTGAAATTTATGAGTACTCCATAGTCTACCATAAAATGGAGAAAACTCTAACGTTTAATCAATAATAATATGaataatttgaattaaaactccAATTTAGGCCTTTATATAGACGTTAATTCTAATAGTAATTTACTCAAAActtaaacattccaaaacctATTCAAACAACCTGAATATTCTAACGATATgcctttttatattttattacaaaataaaatactttATAGTTGAATGCGAATTTTCTTTCTTACGTCATCTCTCGTCAATAATCCACCGTTgtcttttctttaattttagccacttaatctacatcaaaatctGAGCCAACTTTAGATATGAACTGTTTTATCTTAATTTTCTCATTGACGACATATTAATTATAAGATAGAAGAATGGTATGCAGGCACATATAACTTGGTAATTTTGTCAATTGTCATGATATTCAATAGGCAAAAGCTTCAAGGAAAGCAGCAATCATGAAGCCAGTTGTTTCAATAGATTATGGGAATATTTCCCTCCAATTGATAACTTAAGGACTAATTAATTATCTGAAAGAGACTAATGAATTATGATTAGGACATTGATACTTGAATATGGAACAAATCTACTTTATCGTTCGAAGGTCAACTCCGCAACCAAATTCTTCTGCCAACTGCATTTagcttctggagaatgattatTAGGTGTTGATTGATGTAGGTGTCACAGAAGGTTTCAACTTTCAACCttcttaataaaaatgcaagtgaatcatAGAAAAACACTACGTAGTTCATACAAAAAGCACATACTGATACTTCTTACATGATTGCAAGAAGCACTACAAGTTCTTTTTGaactaaaaacattttctctaaatgcgtttttaaacattttaaaaGTGCTTCTAAACGAGTCATAATTGTTATAAGATGAAAAAAAAGTTCGGAAACAAAACACTAATTGAACCAGTTACAAAACTTTGATCAAAAGCAAAACAGGAGAGATGCTAAAACGCCAATAAAGGGGCACTAAATAGTGATTCGTACAATTTATCATTTGTAAATTGTCCCTTCATTTGTTTTCATGATTAAAAATTTGTAACCAGTTCTTTTAGCTTGTAATACATATTTTTTAGTCAAAAGAGTGGGAGAGAAACGAAGGTGACTTTTTCTTAATTACTCTATTGTCTCTTGGCCCTTTTTATGCTTTAACTTTGCTCCAAGTTTGGGTATTGCTTTACATCAAGCTTTAACACACACTTTTCCTCTGTCGTGGGGAACATGGGGACAAAGTCGTAATGCCTCGAGTCCGCAAGATGACTTTGAACCGTCGATGAAGTGAATTTTACTTAAACATGCGTGTGTAAAATGATTGTGAACTCTTAATGAAATAAGAACACTGACCACACTTTGTTTCTGAATTTTGAGAATTAAGAACCgaccttttgtttgtttaaaagataaaattaataaagaaatTATTATATCACTTGCTACACCTTGATATAATATTATTTAGTCAATGTAGATATATTCCATAACTTTTATTTAATCGTACCTAACTTTGATATGATTGAAATATGTAACTCCAATCAATTCAACTGAAcaaggatcctctccagatcttttttgtgagaattttctTTGGATTTTCTTTGTGAGAATCCTAGGGATCCTTAAATTGTGTtagttcatcgtacatcgtgtagccagttttcgtcaggtactattcatatttaattttaaataaaagtatttaaaataatttctgaccacaCGATGTATAATGAACGGATACGATTGGAGGATTCTTAGAATTTTCACAAGAGAATTCAAAGAGGATCATCCTCATTCAATTCAACTACCCTAAAAATTATgctaaattattatatttagtcctcttttttttttagtcaaacgatagattttgttagattagataatAGATTAGTCACCGACAGGATTCGAACTTACATCGTCATGCAAGTGCACGACTTCTTTCCACCACTGTAGTACATAACCACTTGCATAAAGTTTAATAGTTAGAATCCCCAATTTATAAACATATATAGTTTTTTCAGGGAGACCCCATGATTTTCTTGTAGAAATCTACAAAACTAAGTAGACGTGGTGGCAATGCATGTCGAATTTCTCATTAGAATGTGTATGGTATTTGATtaagtttggtttttttttctttcatatgAGTTTAAATTCTtcgttttaaattaaaatagtttAAACTAttgattgtaaaaaaaaaaatcaacaaacagGTTAGCGTTTCAATAATAAATTCTATATGTTTATCATGAAAGCAATTTTGATGtggaaaataataattaatcgACCCTCTCATGATGAGTTGATGTGTATAATCCCACTAAAGGGATGAAATGACAATCATAAATTTCTTAATTGGATTTTAAGCATCATCTTTattctcaatcacattattaaattgtttaattataTCAATATGATCAACAATGAGGGAAAATTACATTGCTGTGACATTTGCGCACATTTCAAAACTTatcatttaaaaaattttaaatttaaatttgattttttattcaACAACTACCTCTCATGAATTTTGTAAAGTTCAGTTAAATGTTATATGTTACGGTCgattatttaaaagaaaaaaatggttaCGAGTAATCTTTCATCTCTTTTGGATAAATAGTTACGTTatgttatcattttttttttagaaaaactaatgaaaaaggtttgaaaactttgagttttaatgataaggacaaaataaagggtaaagtgaatagtaccaggattgactttttagtgtaaaaatgtggtttttcgttaaagtgaacagtaacatgtgcttttcgttaaagttccctttttttttgggcAATTTAGTTAGGTGAccattttgtttcttctttttgggGTAAGTAAGTTACCATTCTTATTGGTAAGGTATCTTGATTTGTTAATTATAGAAaccaaaacaaattttaattcaaataaAATAGAAGCAAAATATGTTAGCTTAGCAACAAAGTAAAGTAAATAGAAccataatatacatatatggtaAAGATACCTTCAAAAATTGATTGTGCAAAATCCAATGTTTTTCATACCAAACAAACCCTATTTCTCCCTACTAAGGCAATAAAAATCcaactttaattttgtttgGCAAGAAGTCCAAGGACAAAGATCCTCTCTGAATCCTACTATTCAAAGCCTAAGGATTAGGCAATTCGAACCATTCAAATTGAATCTGACGGTTTTCATTGATTCATTCAACTTACTCACaacacaaactaaaaactctgatttctctttcataTATAAACTAAGGGCTCGAATTTTCTGGTTCTTCGACTCCGAACAGTAAGGTCCGGAGATAATCCAAATTCGAAGTCCAAAGCTTCTACAAGCAATCCATCATACAAAGCAAAcaactttcacaaaaaaaatcacaaatcaaTTTGAGTTAGGATTTAGGATTTTGGAACTTTCCCCCAAAAATATAATCTTtgtttcaacaaaaaaattagaGTGGGACCAAAACCAAATTCCCCCCACTTTTTTTCCCTCTCTTGTATTTCCCTGGATTCTATAACAGACGCGTTAAGCGCCGAGAAAAAAACCCCACCAAACCAAAACCAGAAGAAAACTAGAAACAGTTGCTTGCACGATCTCTGAAGCAAAATCCTTCACACCCAAAAAAGCAAAGAGCAAAAAGGAGTGGCCTttactccctctctctctctcctccttttgCTTCCTCCACGAGCAGGCCTCGTTCATTCATTCATCCGTAACCTTTTTCTTCGCTTTCTGTTGAGTAGCAGACGATAAAAAGGTatgctttctctctcctctctctctctctctctctctctagtcgTATCTGAATCTATGAGAACCCTATTTCAATCACTTTTTGGCACAAAATGCTAGATGGGTTTTAGTCTTTGACAGAAATCATGAACTGGGTTCTATTAATGATTTTGGTATTGGGTTTTGTGTAATCAAAGCTTCCACTGAGCTCTCATATCTGGGTGCGTCTTTGTTTTCTTAATCCTTAGAGGTTTGGGgattgtttctgggttttgtccATTGCCTTGCTTGGTTATGAAGTCCGTGTTTTTTTAATCGActtataaattcaatttctggcgATCGGTTTGGAATTGCATAATGTTATGATCATGGGTAATTTATTATTGGTCGTAAAGTTGGGAGGTTCAAGCTAATTTTCTGCTACTTCAATTAGTTTTTCCCTTTGAATGTAACGCAAAAGTTGCTGCTTTTTAGTTTGTCTTCTCCTCAtctaaaaaattaattgaatgACAGCCTTTTCTGGGATTTCTTCTTCAGCCGAATCGTCGTTTTTGGCATTGGAATTGGTTGTTAGTGGATTGTTTGATAATTAGGATGCTAGTTCAGATGCCAGTTGATTTTTGTTACCGATTTCTTCTGTTaatgtttcttttttggtttcctctCCCATTAATATCTTGccaattctttcaaatgtacTTTTTTATAATGAAAGGGTGACAATGGAGTATGCGAATTAAACTACACATAAGTCTACTACAATAGTAGCCTTACTCTTTAAACCCGCACGAAGCTGttaaaaagaaccaaaaccctgaGATTAGCCATCAACTACAAAGTAGGCTACTTACTTCCCGCTCAGTGCGATTAGAATTGGCTAACTCTCCAATAACACAGTGCCACTTCATTATGCGATAACAAAGTGATTATATTACTGCCTTTTGTGTTTAAGTGGATTAAGATGGCATAGTaggttttaaattaaaaaaaatgtctgATGCTCTGGTCTTAAACCTTCAAAAATGTTAAAATCAACTTGAATATCTAATTTTATATATACTGTTGGGCAGGGCAGATTACTGTTTATTTCACTGCAGAACTTGGTACTACAGATGTTTGTAATTTGATCTCGATGTTTAATAAATCATACCAAACTGAGTTTATGTATACGTATTATTGATCTCACTTAGCGGCCTTGTAAATGCGTAACCTTTTATACCTTTCACCAGGTTTACACATTGTtaaaatttcttccttcttgaaGCTATCTGTAATTGCTAATTGCAATAAAAAGTTGTAATCTACaccattttaattttgtttttttgcagGTTTTCAGGATTATCTGTTCTGAGATTCGTCTGAAATATCTCACTCCTTCCAATGGATGATTTGAGTATCAACTTACCAGTGACCCGTGAAATAACAAAACCAGAGGAGCGTAATCCAAGAAGAAATTCTACAGGGAAAATATTCTCGTTAAACACTGGAGAAAAAATTCCTCGTTATCTCAGAGCTTCTACTGGTTCCTGTCATGACTATTGTAAATATGGGaggaaacatgaagaggaagtgaAGGTAAGATGTCCTATAAAGTCCGTACCAAGAAGGCTTCCAACAAAATCACCTAGTACCCAAAATTCAGAAGAGAGTATGGTTATTCCAGAGAGGAAGAATGTCTCAGTGGTGAAGATTAAACCCTCGCCGGATTTGAAGACTCTTTTGCCTGATTTGAAAACCCTTTTACCTGATACCTGTAACGTTACCAAGCAGCAAGTGTCAAAAAAATTGACTGACAGCCAAAGTTCTGTTGGGAGTGTGCCTCTGGCCGAGAGTAAGAAGACATCATCAGCCAAGCCGAAATTGTCATCCTGTTTGAAACCCCATGTCAACGCTGCGCCTAAAACCATGAAGCAGGAAGTTTCATCCTCTTCTGACTCATGTTCCAAACCCCATATCTCTGTTGCGCCTAAAATCATGAAGCAGGAAGGTTCATCCTCTTCTGATTCATGTTCCAAAACCCATGTCCCTGCTGCACCTAAAATCATGAAGCACGAAGCTTCATCCTCTTCTGATTCATGTTCCAAACCCCATGTCTCTGCTGCGCCTAAAATCATGAAGCAGGAAGTTTCGCCATCTCCTGATAAGCTGGAAGTGTCTTCAAAGAACGGTTCGATAGGACCTAAGGAAAAGAACTTGTCTGCGAAGCATGTCACTTGTTCGAAGCCCAAATCTTTGGCAGTGAAAGAGGTACCCTCTCCTGATACCTCAAGAGGTTTAACTGCTCCAAGAAACCGTAATTCAATGATAGGCCAAAGGACAGGGACCTCTTTCAAGATAAAATCTTCAGCTTTGAAGCAAGTGTCTTCT
Protein-coding sequences here:
- the LOC139193851 gene encoding uncharacterized protein translates to MDDLSINLPVTREITKPEERNPRRNSTGKIFSLNTGEKIPRYLRASTGSCHDYCKYGRKHEEEVKVRCPIKSVPRRLPTKSPSTQNSEESMVIPERKNVSVVKIKPSPDLKTLLPDLKTLLPDTCNVTKQQVSKKLTDSQSSVGSVPLAESKKTSSAKPKLSSCLKPHVNAAPKTMKQEVSSSSDSCSKPHISVAPKIMKQEGSSSSDSCSKTHVPAAPKIMKHEASSSSDSCSKPHVSAAPKIMKQEVSPSPDKLEVSSKNGSIGPKEKNLSAKHVTCSKPKSLAVKEVPSPDTSRGLTAPRNRNSMIGQRTGTSFKIKSSALKQVSSPESAGGLKGKSNSDGKIGKRTGASLVTLKRVLSSPRASLSPKPSLRRVASLKARQNRPVNVVSPLKNQNKTRKAQPKQVNSDEVQEKTLYVIKVETENSKPPESDQNRNCEVEPSPHSASSTPKSVSVQNSLFFSSHEGEDQGSGYTMSETEVSSFSEDNEVDHIDNAEILGEDGKGKPRKSGMVCSEDKDGETLKLRRGKVVDIQSENSNPRRLKFRRGIVLGDNQNVKAVSLRRSFKKRGVGADTVGTEPGAEKVVLRHQDVHGKKDEKGLFNNVIEETASKLAETRKSKVKALVGAFETVISLQEHKPSANAVA